tattaatctacaatgtagaaaaaaattgaaataaaaataaagaaaaaccattgaatgagaaggtgtgtccacacttttgactggtactgtatttctcCAGCCAAGGCGGCATCACCAACCTGGCAGAGTGGCTACGGCCCCCGGGGGCCCCCAAGTCCCTCAGACTCTTTGGTCCCAAAAGCCAAAGGTTAACTGGATGTGAACGACATGCACGTTTGTTTGCACCAATATCTATTAAAACAGGTCCCGCATTATTTTTTAGAGACACATTGCATATCGGAGAACAGTCCATACAACATCTAATAAGTTGTCTTATTCTTTACACATGTTTTAATTGCAAAGGTTTCCCCCTTCCTTGTATTTAGCATGCTCAAACAGCTGCTAACAAACCTTATATCCTCCCCTAATCCCAATGTATTGAGTTTAGATAGAGAGTTTGTGTCCAAAGATGTTTTCATTGCTGTTTAGATCATATCTAATGCAAGGagactgtaaaaacaacaactttttctCAGGTCTTAACTCAAGTGCAAAGGAAGGTGAAAGCTGAGTCACAGAAACTATACTATTTGTATCACTGTCTTGTTTGCTGTCACCCTGACATGCCAGATGGAGCAAATCAAGAGAGCCAACAAGCTGTTCAGCAACGACTGCATCTTCCTGAAGAACAGCCTCAACATCCCCGTGCTGTCGGAGAAGCGCTACATATTTAACGGACTGTCTCTGGAGTCCCCCGACGGGGACGGTGAAGCAGCGTGCCAGGAGGCAGACACATCCTGTGTGGTGTTGCAGGACATCGAGGGGCCCTCGCCGCCCTCTTCCCCGCCCCCTGAGAACCCCAAACCCCCCCAGCCGGAGGAGCTGTCAGCCAAAGACTTCTTACACAGACTGGACTTGCAAATCAAACAATCCAAGCAGGCAGCGCGCAGGCTGAAAGAAGAGGAAGTAAGGTGAGGTGTTGAGCAGGCCCGAAAAAGCAAACCGCAGCTtagtttctctgtgtttgttgacgAGTGCACACTTTCAGACCGGGCTGGGAACGCTCATTGACAGTTATTGTCTGTTTATTGTCTGGATTTTGCTAAATTAGAAAAGTAGCATCAATCAGCCGGTATTTATTGTGGCTGTGAGGTCTGACTGTTTCCTCATGAACATATGATGGATACCTCTCGGTGGCACATCAATAGGGTTTAATAGACAATACACATTTGTAAGTTTTGGTATGATAAAGTCCAGCATCTGTAGGCATTTGTCCTGTTAAAAGCTCAGGTGTTTTGTTGTCACTGTGTTACTGTTCACAGCCCCCTTTTCCCCAAAAGCACCAGATATAGTTACACTTGGTTTAAAGATCACCTTTAATGCCTTAAAGTGCTTGTAAGAAACAAGGTCCCAGACTCTCATCCCTGAGCTCCGGAGGTGATTGTCAGGAAACCTGATCAGCAAGAACAAAGATAGGAATCATGAGCCAACATGCTGCACCAGTCAGATGGCGCACTGTGCAACAATCAGATATTTCGAAGAAGATGTGGCGTGCTGAATCAGGTTGGAGCAGGTCTCCCTGACTCTACATGTCTGCTCAGTACTGACGTAGCAGTGGAGGCCTGGCATGCCCCCGTTCATTCACAGACAAACAGGCGTTGTTGGCACTATCACTCTAGTCGGGACTGAGTCACCCCACGGCAGTTTTCCTCTACAGTCATAGAGaataaatagttgtttttttcccacatcaGGCTctctcaaagtgtttttttcacactaCAGAGCCGTTGTGTTACTGCTCTTCCTGTTTTGGCAGCTGCTCAGGTCTCACCTGTCCTTTGTGTTTGGTTCCTATTATAACTGCCACTCTGACACCATGTACCAGAACTCTACTAGATCTCTCATTTCTCCTGAAGGAATaagggggcgggggggggtctcatcacatttatttacGAAACAATTCATACTGGATCATATCAATATAGTCCAACCACAGAATAATAGCATCTAGGATTTCAATGTTTTCCTACATCACgttgattttgatttgattttgtgtttatataatgatgtaaaatagagca
This region of Anoplopoma fimbria isolate UVic2021 breed Golden Eagle Sablefish chromosome 2, Afim_UVic_2022, whole genome shotgun sequence genomic DNA includes:
- the lysmd2 gene encoding lysM and putative peptidoglycan-binding domain-containing protein 2, whose product is MAEFSPVLPMRDGGGRFGQPIFPRSRSGSESESELSQSLARTKIRSYGSTASVTASLGEKYVEHRVTDSDTLQGIALRYGVTMEQIKRANKLFSNDCIFLKNSLNIPVLSEKRYIFNGLSLESPDGDGEAACQEADTSCVVLQDIEGPSPPSSPPPENPKPPQPEELSAKDFLHRLDLQIKQSKQAARRLKEEEVRNDKEDYTAPSTSYQDI